One Bacteroidota bacterium DNA window includes the following coding sequences:
- a CDS encoding LapA family protein, producing the protein MKKTLYIIITLLLLIIVIIFTLQNSKSIDVSLIFFTAHSSLALVLFLTFMVGILVGSFSLLPTILHHKKQFKRIKKEIKNLKDIKQSSDLGEFKE; encoded by the coding sequence ATGAAAAAAACATTATACATTATTATTACACTATTATTACTAATTATCGTAATTATTTTTACATTACAAAATTCAAAAAGTATTGATGTAAGTTTAATCTTTTTTACAGCACATAGTTCATTAGCTTTGGTTTTGTTTTTAACATTTATGGTAGGTATTCTTGTAGGTTCATTTTCATTATTACCAACAATATTGCATCACAAAAAGCAATTTAAAAGAATAAAAAAGGAAATTAAAAATTTAAAAGACATTAAACAGTCATCAGATCTTGGTGAGTTTAAAGAATAA
- a CDS encoding phosphotransferase: MHDTGYRMQDAGCMIQDTGCRMQDARCRMHIFDTKHF, encoded by the coding sequence ATGCATGATACAGGATACAGGATGCAGGATGCAGGATGCATGATACAGGATACAGGATGCAGGATGCAGGATGCAAGATGCAGGATGCATATTTTTGACACAAAACATTTTTAA